In Pseudonocardia sp. C8, one genomic interval encodes:
- a CDS encoding IclR family transcriptional regulator: protein MTSDPEPADEARKSVLGKVQLLLSAFHTGPLQMRLTELSRRSGVPKGTTYRLAQEMVRWGLLERVGDRYQIGVRMFELGQRVPIAAVLRAVSRPVLTDLYADTRASIHMAVLDGICVRYVEKITGSAHVVTHSDVGRHFPATCTSSGKVLLALHPDSERVCAELATTPFARMTSLSVGSWPDLRDQLDTIRRRGFALERQEAAAGFGSVAVPVAGPDGAVYAAVSAAQPLPQFHVDRLVPRLREAARGVSRAVHERLATAPGGFGPLTGPPD from the coding sequence ATGACGTCGGACCCGGAACCGGCGGACGAGGCCCGGAAGAGCGTCCTGGGTAAGGTCCAGCTGCTGTTGAGCGCCTTCCACACGGGCCCGCTGCAGATGCGGCTGACCGAGCTGAGCCGCCGCTCGGGCGTCCCCAAGGGCACGACCTACCGGCTGGCCCAGGAGATGGTGCGGTGGGGGCTGCTCGAGCGGGTCGGGGACCGCTACCAGATCGGGGTGCGGATGTTCGAGCTCGGGCAGCGGGTCCCGATCGCCGCCGTGCTCCGCGCGGTGTCCCGCCCGGTACTGACCGACCTCTACGCCGACACCCGGGCCAGCATCCACATGGCCGTGCTCGACGGGATCTGCGTGCGCTACGTCGAGAAGATCACCGGTTCGGCGCACGTGGTCACGCACTCCGACGTCGGCCGGCATTTCCCGGCCACGTGCACCTCGTCGGGCAAGGTGCTGCTCGCCCTGCACCCGGACTCCGAGCGGGTCTGCGCGGAGCTCGCGACGACACCGTTCGCCCGGATGACCTCGCTCAGCGTCGGGTCGTGGCCGGACCTGCGGGACCAGCTCGACACGATCCGCCGGCGCGGCTTCGCGCTGGAACGGCAGGAGGCGGCCGCCGGGTTCGGCAGCGTCGCGGTGCCGGTCGCCGGCCCCGACGGCGCGGTGTACGCGGCCGTCTCGGCGGCCCAGCCGTTGCCGCAGTTCCACGTCGACCGGCTGGTGCCGCGGCTGCGGGAGGCGGCCCGCGGGGTGTCCCGGGCCGTCCACGAGCGGCTCGCCACCGCCCCGGGCGGGTTCGGTCCGCTCACCGGCCCGCCCGATTGA
- a CDS encoding NAD(P)/FAD-dependent oxidoreductase, which translates to MKIAIVGAGFAGLSSAKVLTGFGHDVTVFEKAPDVGGVWSRTRRYPGLTTQNDKGTYSLSDYPMPRHYPEWPTGQQVQEYLESYARHTGIRERVRTSTEVVSAEPRPGGGWTVTTGDGTEGFDHLVVANGIFSEPFLPEFPGTGAFRAAGGRYCPPAEFTDLADARDRHVVVIGYGKSSCDVAVALDAVSASTTVVARELLWKMPRRIGGALNYKYLLLTRLGEGLFRYARLAGFERFLHGPGKGVRDGMMAGLQAQIVRQLKLADLGLVPHGSLEDIARSTVSLATEGFYEGVADGSITVHRDTVIGSLGARDGRPVAVLADGTEIPADVVVAGTGFHQRVPFLPPEVRDRLVDERGNFELYRQIHPHTVPDLSFCGYNSSFLSPLSAEVAALWIGVHLAGGIDLPPLPQRREFVQQRLRWMEERTEGRHARGTNIIPFSLHNIDEMLSDLGAGIGRRRRLVEWLLPVNPGAYARVAAELMARHAPGPVAGPGRDPASLRTLRPARAASPHPAGAAARCRSHRPSAPRARSSAFRTLPLVVRGSSSRTPTNRGIAK; encoded by the coding sequence GTGCTCACCGGCTTCGGCCACGACGTCACCGTGTTCGAGAAGGCGCCGGACGTGGGCGGCGTCTGGAGCCGCACCCGCCGCTACCCGGGGCTGACCACGCAGAACGACAAGGGCACGTACTCGCTGTCGGACTACCCGATGCCGCGCCACTACCCCGAGTGGCCCACCGGTCAGCAGGTCCAGGAGTACCTCGAGTCGTACGCGAGGCACACCGGGATCCGGGAGCGGGTCCGCACCTCCACCGAGGTCGTGTCCGCCGAGCCCCGCCCGGGCGGTGGCTGGACGGTCACCACGGGCGACGGCACCGAGGGGTTCGACCACCTCGTCGTCGCCAACGGGATCTTCTCCGAGCCGTTCCTGCCGGAGTTCCCGGGCACCGGAGCCTTCCGCGCCGCCGGCGGCCGCTACTGCCCGCCCGCGGAGTTCACCGACCTCGCCGACGCCCGCGACCGGCACGTCGTCGTGATCGGCTACGGCAAGTCCTCCTGCGACGTCGCCGTCGCGCTCGACGCGGTGTCGGCCTCGACGACGGTCGTCGCGCGGGAGCTGCTGTGGAAGATGCCGCGCCGGATCGGCGGCGCGCTGAACTACAAGTACCTGCTGCTCACCCGGCTCGGCGAGGGCCTGTTCCGCTACGCCCGGCTCGCCGGGTTCGAGCGGTTCCTGCACGGCCCCGGCAAGGGGGTACGGGACGGGATGATGGCCGGCCTGCAGGCCCAGATCGTGCGCCAGCTCAAGCTGGCGGACCTCGGCCTCGTCCCGCACGGCTCGCTCGAGGACATCGCCCGGAGCACCGTCAGCCTCGCGACCGAGGGCTTCTACGAGGGCGTCGCCGACGGCTCGATCACCGTGCACCGCGACACCGTGATCGGCTCGCTGGGCGCGCGGGACGGCCGCCCGGTCGCGGTGCTGGCGGACGGCACGGAGATCCCGGCGGACGTCGTCGTCGCCGGGACCGGGTTCCACCAGCGGGTGCCGTTCCTGCCGCCCGAGGTCCGCGACCGGCTCGTCGACGAGCGCGGCAACTTCGAGCTGTACCGGCAGATCCACCCGCACACGGTGCCGGACCTGAGCTTCTGCGGGTACAACTCGTCGTTCCTGTCGCCGCTCTCGGCCGAGGTCGCGGCGCTGTGGATCGGCGTCCACCTGGCCGGCGGGATCGACCTGCCCCCGCTGCCGCAGCGGCGGGAGTTCGTGCAGCAGCGGCTGCGGTGGATGGAGGAGCGCACCGAGGGCCGGCACGCCCGCGGGACCAACATCATCCCGTTCTCGCTGCACAACATCGACGAGATGCTCTCCGACCTGGGTGCGGGCATCGGCCGGCGCCGGCGGCTGGTGGAGTGGCTGCTGCCGGTGAACCCGGGCGCCTACGCCCGGGTGGCGGCGGAGCTGATGGCCCGGCACGCACCCGGGCCGGTCGCGGGCCCGGGCCGGGACCCCGCCAGTCTCCGCACGCTGAGACCGGCCCGGGCCGCATCGCCTCACCCGGCCGGCGCGGCCGCCCGCTGCCGGTCCCACAGGCCGTCCGCGCCCCGCGCCCGCAGCTCCGCCTTCCGGACCTTGCCGTTGGTCGTGCGGGGCAGCTCGTCGAGGACACCCACGAACCGCGGGATCGCGAAGTAG